AAGGTATTCCTGTATATATAGAATTGAGAAATCTCAATAAGGATAATGATCTTTTAGATGAAATTACGAATAAACTTAATCCGCTTGATTTCGTTATTGAAAGAAAAGCTACCGCAAAAATATTGTCTCAAAAAGGTTTTGTTTTTTTCTTTGATGGGTATGATGAAATAAAATTTGAGAACCGAGAATTCGTGACAAAGGACTTGCAAAATTTTATTTCTAAATGTACAAATTCTTATTTCGCTATTTCTTCAAGACCGGAAAAGGCACTTTTGGCATTTTCAGAATTTCAGGAATTTGGAATTCAAAAATTGAATAAAGAAGATGCATTTGAATTAATCAAAAAATTAGACAATTATGGGGAAAGATCATTACGTCTTATTGAGCAAATAGAACAAAAAGGGTTGCAAGAAATGCACGAGTTTTTAAGTAACCCATTATTGGTATCGTTACTATTTAAAAAGTTTGAATTTCGAGAATCAATACCATTTAAAAAGCAGGAATTTTTTTATGAGGTATTCGAAGCCTTATTTCAGGCACATGATCTATCAAAGGGTGGGAGTTTTATTAGGGAGAAGGAATCTAAGTTAAGCCTATCTGAATTTTTTCAAATATTACGAGGTATTGGTTTCAGGTGTATCCAAGATGGCATTCAGTTTAACGAAGCACAATTATTGCAAATAGTTAATATAGTAAAAAAGGAATTTGCCATATTGTTTGATTCATATTTATTTTTAAATGATTTAATAAAAGCAGTCCCGCTTTTTGTTAGAGATGGATTGATGGTACGTTGGGCTCATAAATCTATTCAGCAATATTTTGCTGCAGAATACATTTGCAGGGACAGCAAGGAGAATCAGCAGAAAATATTAATGGCTCTGTATAAAAGTGCTCAAGCCTATTCTTATGAATCTATTCTTAGGCTTTGTTATGAGATAGATTATAAAAGCTTTCGATCGAGCATTATTTATTCGTTTTGTAAAGAGACTATAAATAACACAGAAAATGCATTCCATAATTTAAAAAAAGCTGGAAAAATTAGTAGTATAGAACTTGATATTAGAAAGGGGCTTTTGGGTACACAAAAAATGGCTTTGATTTATGGAGCCAATAATTTAGTTGAAAAAAATAAAAAGAAGCTTTATAAAGAATGGGGTGAAGTTCAGGAAATTTATTTACCATTTAACTATGTTGTTCTATCAAATTTAGGGATCTTTGCATTTAGTATAAAGCATCTATTATGTGTTGTGAATGATAAGTTGGTTGATTCTAGAAACCAAATCTGGCCTGGGGATAATATTCTTGTAAACGGCTTACCAAAGGATTTTAATATGAAGCAAGGTGAGTTATTTTTACTAGATAATGACGATCCTGCCCATTTTCTAAATACCCCTAAAAATTTTAAGGTTCTAAATGAATTATTGCTGAGCTTATATATATTAATTGATGTCGAAAAAGTAAAGCAAACTTATGTCCAAATTAACAATGAAAAAGAAAACTTTATTAATGACGATTTTATCTCCGGCTTTTAAATCCCTACAAAATGTTCCACTTGTTAGCTAATTTCTAATAGCCGTCGCACTTACAACCTCCATATTAAAATCCTTCGTACTCTCCGGCGGATACACTTTTAACTCAAAAGGCGTAACCTGTTGAGCAAGAACGTATTTATATACAGGGTAATCTTTATGGTCTAATTCAGTTCGGGTTTCAGTATAAAAAGTAACCCTTACAATAGCATCTTTAAATGGAGCAATAGAGGCTTTATTTCTAATAATCCCACTTATCATATAACCATCAGTAGCATATTTGGAATGATGGAAGAGGTCGGGTTTCTGAATTAATATTTTGTTCTCCTGCATAGTTCCCGAAATCAATAGCATGCCAGCAGGATCTGCAGCTTCTGTTTCTGCTAATTCCTGACGTAATTCTTCCGCTGTTTTGGGATGAGAAGGATAGTCTTTTACCGATTCGTTTGCAGAAGATTGAACCTGAACTGTCCTGGCTCTGGGGGTATGGTTACAGGAAATAATGAGTAGGCAACCAGTAATGGCTTGTACAATCGTTGAAAGGGGCTTCATGGTTAGGGGTTTAACTGCCTTTAAATACGATTAAGTGTAACGTTTATTGTAAACGCTGTTCAAATAAATTTACCTGTAAATGAAAACCCGGAGAGACTTGTTGGTTTTAATAGATGCTTTATTTATCGTATAGTATTGAAATATAGCTTATAAACCAATGCCCCGACTTCAGGCCAGGGCATTTTATTGATTGTGTAATATTTACTGTATCACCCTCGTAACCACTGGCGAGTAAGCCAGCAATTCACCACGGCCAATGGCAATTCCGCGGAACCAGTACCGCTTGTCGGAGGTAAGCCCTTTTATAGTATAGGAGCGCAGTGAGCTTCCTATGCTTTTCCAGATCGTATTAGGGCCGGGTGGTTCGGTTGTATATTCAAATATAAAAGCTACAGCTCCGGTAGCATTTTTAATACGGATAGTTACTTCGCCCGGTTCACCCAGGATAACCTCCAGTTTCTTAATGCTCGGTGGCGAACCTGCGGCGCCTTCTTCGGTTATGTCGAATCCACTGCTCAATAATAAGGACCTGTCGCCTTTGCAGATCTCGGTTACATAGGCGGCTAGTTCATCTAACAGATTGTGTATAATATCCTTGTTGTTATCTTTTACAGCCACCATTTCCTTATCCCGCCCGGTGGCATGGGCAAGAGAGAGCTGATACTCAGGGATTATTTTTTTTAGTTGGGCGAGGGCTGCAGGCGGATCGGGAAAAACCGGGTTGTTTTCCATTTTATCTACCACACACCTGCTAAGGACAGCCAGTTCATTCTGGCGAACTTTCCTGCGGTTACCCAGGATCTTGTAATTCATACTGCGAAGGTTTTAAGAATTAATTAATTGTGCTCGATTGCTACTATCGATCCTTTTAACCTTGCACGATTTATTTGTATCTGATACATAATAAACCGGTTCACCGTGTATGTTTTGTTGTTATATACAAATATATGATAACTGTATACGGAATAATCTTTAATAGAAAGTAATTTCTCATGTGCAAGGAATCATTTCCTACGGGAAATGACATTTTTCTCATGGGAAATTTGGTAGTTCATTAAAGAAAAAGTGTTTTTCTCATGAGAAATTGATGTTCGCACCTGGGAAAATGTTGTATTCTCATGAGAAAAAATATTTTTCGCATGAGAAAAACATAATTTCTAATGCGAAATTTTACAATTTCAATGAGAAATGACTCATTTCGTATGAGAAAAGATCAATTTCTTTTACGCGGGAACATTTTTCTCATGAGAATCGATTCATTTCTCATGAGAAAATATCGGTTCATTGATGAATTTTCATCAGTAATTATAATAGCGGACCATTTATTTGCAGGAACCGCTAAAAAAGCGAAACTTTCTCTTGACTCTTACCTTACGTCATAGCATATATTTGTCCGGAGGTATAAAATCCAAACGATGGACAACTATTCTGTAAAAAAGCTTTCGGGTCTGGCAGGTGTTAGCGTGCGCACCTTACACCTGTATGACAAAATGGGCTTATTAAAACCTTCTGTACGTACTGCGGCCGGGTACAGGCTGTACGGCGAAAATGAACTGTTGCGTTTACAGCAGATCCTTTTTTATCGGGAACTCGATTTTCCATTGAAAGACATCCAAACCATTCTGGATGATCCTGCATTTGACCTGGTGCAGGCATTGGAAGCTCACAAAAAAGCGCTGTTGGCCCGGAAGGAAAGAATAAACACATTGGTTGGTACCATTGAAAAAACATTGGTAACACTAAAAAACAACACTATGTTACGGGTTGAAGATTTATACGAAGGCATTCCACGCGAAAAGATGGAAGCTTACAGAACCGAAGCCATGACAAAATGGGGTAAGCAAGCCGTTTTGGAGGTGGAAGACTCTTTGCGAAGTTTCAGTAAAGAAGAAATGGAAGCAATGAAAACAGAGTTGAATGAGTTGACGAACCGGTTGGCCGCGCTCATGAATGGCGACCTCACCAGCAGGGAAGTACAGGAATGTATTGCCCGGCGGTACCAGATCATTCTTCGGTTAACCGGTGGAAAAATTGAAATGGGCAAACTGGAGTATTTCAGAAAACTGGGTGAACTGTATGTGGCGGACAATCGTTATACCCCTGTAAATGGACTGCCCAGCATGGAACTGGCGCTTTTTATAAAAGACGCCACTGACCATTATATTAAAACGCAGGAAGTATAAATGTGATGAGCCCTCCCGACAGGCCGGGAGGGCCATTTTTTATTCCATTCTTAAACTCTTCACGGGATTGGCCATCGCTGCTTTTATTGCCTGCACGCTTAAGGTAGCAAATGCAATGATGAGAGAAATAATTCCTGCCAGGGTAAACATCCACCATTGCAATTGAATGCGGTAAGCGAAATCTTCGAGCCATTTACTCGAGATCAGCCAGGAAACCGGTACTGCCAATAGCAGGGAAATGAGTACCACCTGTAACAAACTTTTGGTGAGCAGCAGCACCGTGTTTTGAACACTTGCTCCTAATACTTTTCGGATCCCGATCTCTTTCACCCGTTTTCCTACCGTAAAAGTGATTAATCCAAATAAACCCAAACAGGAAATAACGATGGCAAGAATGGTAAATCCTAACAGTATCTTTCCCTGTTTTTGTTCAGCCTCATATTGCGCAGCAAAGTTTTTGTCGAGGAAATGATATTCAAAAGGCGAGGCGGCGTCGAATTTTCTAAAAGTGTTCTCGATATATTTTATGGTTTGGGCAGTATTACGTTCATCGATTCTAACATATACATTATCCTGGTCATACACCTGGTGGGGCAATTCAATTACCATGGGGCCTATTTCATGCTGCAGGGAATAAATATGAAAATCCTTTACCACCCCAACGATATTGGCAGTAAATAATTTGCCCGTTGAATCTTTGCCCCTTGAAACTCTTTTACCCATAGCAGAGGTCCAGCCCTGTTTTTTAACAAAGGCTTCGTTCACCATTACAGCCTGGGAGTCGGATGCCAGCTGTTTCGAGAAATTACGTCCTTCCAGTAATTTGATCTGCATAGCCGGAATGAAATCAGGATCGATATTCATTATATATGCCAGGTTACTACGTTGGTCAAATACGCCATTCTTTTCAACGCTGTAATCCGTCATGCCGATATCATTGTTGCCTATCGGATTGCTTGCCGAGGCAACAGCCTTCACCATTGGGTTTTGTAACAGTTCGGTACGAAGCGCTTCTACCCGGGTGCGCACGGCTCTTGAATCCAGGTGAAAGGTTAGGAGTTGTTTTTTATTGAACCCAAGATCGGTATTCAACATAAAACTCAACTGCAAATAAATGATCAGCGAGGTAGTGATCATCACTACCGTTATGGCAAATTGAAAAAGCACGAGTGATTTGCGGAAGATGGTTTGTCCCTTTACATCACCCAACTGATTTTTCAACGCCGGGATTGTTTTAAACTTCGACAGAAAGAACGCCGGGTACCAGCCGCCAATAAAACCCGTGATACCACAAAATGTGAGTATACATGACGCTGTAGGCGTTATGCCGAATTGCCAGATGGATAATTGTTTGCCGGTAACATAATTGAACAACGGCATGGTTAGCATTACCAACACCAGGCTGATGGTGGCCGCACAAAAGATGGTAAGAAACGATTCTGTTAAAAACAGTCCGATCAGGTTTTTTCCGTTTGAACCGATGATCTTTCTCACAGCTACTTCCCGCAATCGGATGGAGGCGCGGGCAGTTGTGATATTGATATAATTGATGAGGGCGATAAGAAGCACCAATAATCCTACGATCGAGATCACATAGGTGTATTTTATATCGTGGTTGTAGCCCAATTCGTATGCCAGGTGCGATTGCAAATGAATAGACGTCAGGGGTTGCAGTTCTAAGGAGAAATGGATATTAACCGCATTGATAGTAAGATATTTTATCACAAAAACCGGCAGCTTGGCGCGAAGCCGGTTAACGTCTGCATGTTGTTTCAGGAGAATATAGGTATAGTGTTCCTGCCTGCCCCAATCGGAAATAAAATCGGGAGGAAAGGAACGTACAGCCTTGAAACTAAAGTGGGAGTTATCAGGCACATCATCGATAACACCCGTAACAGTGTACAGGGTGTTATCCATTTTCACTGTTTTGTTCAGTGCCGATACAGGATCCGGTACCAGTTTGGCCGCAAGTGATTTGGTAAGCACAATGCTGTTAGGTTTTTCCAACGCATGCGTATTGCCTGCCAGAAAATGCCAGGTAAAAATGGTAAAGAAGGAAGGGTCTGAAAAAAAGATCGCATCTTCTTTAATGATTTTTTCTTCATAGGTAAGAATGCCACCACCTTCGGCATGAATACGAACGGCATCTTCTACTTCGGGAAAATCTTTTTTCATGGCCGCAGCGGTATAGCCGGAAGTTCCCGTGATATCAAACTTCTCCGTACCCCATTTCCCGTGAGAGACTACCCGGTAGATGCGATTGGCTTTTTGGTGATACCGATCGTAGCTCAATTCATGCGCCACAAAAAGCGCTATCAGCCATACCGCGGTAAAACTCAATGCCAGGCCTGAGATATTAATAAAGGAAAAAATGGAATGTCTTCTCAGGTTCCGCCAGGCAGTTATGAAGTAATTTTTTAGCATAATAGCATGCTTTCTTCAAAGGAAGCGCATAACAAGCCAATTTAGTATATTAATCATAATCAGGCAATTAAGGGAGTTGGGGCTTTGGAAAATGTACGGTTTTGAGAAGGGAGTGTGCGGTTATGATACAAGTCGACACTATACACGCCCAATCATGGTTAAATGCGACAATCGAAGGGAGAAAATGCGTCAATATTGTACATTACAATAATAAGTATGTCTAAACGCTTTTTTCTGTAACGATCCAGCATCTCCTTAACATTTATTTAAGTTACACTCCCGGATTTTAGCGACTTATATGGGTATATTATACCTTGCTGCTGTATGAACGCTTCATTTGCAGCGGCAATAAACTAATTTTGAAATATGAGTTCCCTAAATCCCGTTTACATTACGGCTGCCGGCGCCTATTTGCCCGGCGCGCCGGTTTCAAATGATGAAGTTGAAGAATACCTTGGCTACCTGTTTGGCAAACCTTCCCGCACCAAACAAAGAATGCTCAAACAGAATGGAATAACCTCCCGCCACTACGCCATCGATAAAAATCAGCAAACTACCCATACCGTAAGTGGCATGACGGCTGCGGCCATTCAAAATTGTTTACAAAAGGCTGGCGTTGCAAAGAAAGAGATTGAATTTTTATCGGCTGCAACCACGCAGGGCGATCTGCCCGTGCCTGGGTTTGCCAGTATGGTGCACGCCGATGCGCAACTGGAGCAGTGTGAAATTGCCAGTCATCAAAGCGTATGTGCGGCGGGGATGATGGCTATTAAAAATGCCTGGCTGCATA
The Niastella koreensis GR20-10 genome window above contains:
- a CDS encoding MerR family transcriptional regulator; the protein is MDNYSVKKLSGLAGVSVRTLHLYDKMGLLKPSVRTAAGYRLYGENELLRLQQILFYRELDFPLKDIQTILDDPAFDLVQALEAHKKALLARKERINTLVGTIEKTLVTLKNNTMLRVEDLYEGIPREKMEAYRTEAMTKWGKQAVLEVEDSLRSFSKEEMEAMKTELNELTNRLAALMNGDLTSREVQECIARRYQIILRLTGGKIEMGKLEYFRKLGELYVADNRYTPVNGLPSMELALFIKDATDHYIKTQEV
- a CDS encoding fibronectin type III domain-containing protein, coding for MNYKILGNRRKVRQNELAVLSRCVVDKMENNPVFPDPPAALAQLKKIIPEYQLSLAHATGRDKEMVAVKDNNKDIIHNLLDELAAYVTEICKGDRSLLLSSGFDITEEGAAGSPPSIKKLEVILGEPGEVTIRIKNATGAVAFIFEYTTEPPGPNTIWKSIGSSLRSYTIKGLTSDKRYWFRGIAIGRGELLAYSPVVTRVIQ
- a CDS encoding ABC transporter permease: MLKNYFITAWRNLRRHSIFSFINISGLALSFTAVWLIALFVAHELSYDRYHQKANRIYRVVSHGKWGTEKFDITGTSGYTAAAMKKDFPEVEDAVRIHAEGGGILTYEEKIIKEDAIFFSDPSFFTIFTWHFLAGNTHALEKPNSIVLTKSLAAKLVPDPVSALNKTVKMDNTLYTVTGVIDDVPDNSHFSFKAVRSFPPDFISDWGRQEHYTYILLKQHADVNRLRAKLPVFVIKYLTINAVNIHFSLELQPLTSIHLQSHLAYELGYNHDIKYTYVISIVGLLVLLIALINYINITTARASIRLREVAVRKIIGSNGKNLIGLFLTESFLTIFCAATISLVLVMLTMPLFNYVTGKQLSIWQFGITPTASCILTFCGITGFIGGWYPAFFLSKFKTIPALKNQLGDVKGQTIFRKSLVLFQFAITVVMITTSLIIYLQLSFMLNTDLGFNKKQLLTFHLDSRAVRTRVEALRTELLQNPMVKAVASASNPIGNNDIGMTDYSVEKNGVFDQRSNLAYIMNIDPDFIPAMQIKLLEGRNFSKQLASDSQAVMVNEAFVKKQGWTSAMGKRVSRGKDSTGKLFTANIVGVVKDFHIYSLQHEIGPMVIELPHQVYDQDNVYVRIDERNTAQTIKYIENTFRKFDAASPFEYHFLDKNFAAQYEAEQKQGKILLGFTILAIVISCLGLFGLITFTVGKRVKEIGIRKVLGASVQNTVLLLTKSLLQVVLISLLLAVPVSWLISSKWLEDFAYRIQLQWWMFTLAGIISLIIAFATLSVQAIKAAMANPVKSLRME